A single region of the Streptococcus macedonicus ACA-DC 198 genome encodes:
- the ileS gene encoding Isoleucyl-tRNA synthetase — MKLKDTLNLGKTAFPMRAGLPNKEPNWQKEWEEADIYAKRQQLNEGKPSFNLHDGPPYANGNIHVGHAMNKISKDIIVRSKSMSGFRAPYVPGWDTHGLPIEQVLAKQGVKRKEMDLVNYLEMCREYALSQVDKQREDFKRLGVSADWENPYITLSPEYEAAQIRVFGAMADKGYIYRGAKPVYWSWSSESALAEAEIEYHDIDSTSLYYANKIKDGKGVLDTNTYIVVWTTTPFTVTASRGLTVGPDMDYVVVKPANDDRKFVVAEGLLDSLAEKFGWESFEVLAKHKGTELEYIVTEHPWDTEVDELVILGDHVTLDSGTGIVHTAPGFGEDDYNVGVKYGLEVFVTVDERGIMMENAGPDFQGQFYDKVVPTVTEKLGDLLLASEVITHSYPFDWRTKKPIIWRAVPQWFASVSKFRQDILDEIDRTTFYPEWGRTRLYNMIRDRGDWVISRQRAWGVPLPIFYAEDGTAIMTKEVTDHVADLFAEHGSIVWWQREAKDLLPEGFTHPGSPNGEFTKETDIMDVWFDSGSSWNGVMNAREGLEYPADLYLEGSDQYRGWFNSSLITSVAVNGHAPYKAVLSQGFVLDGKGEKMSKSLGNTILPSDVEKQFGAEILRLWVTSVDSSNDVRISMDILKQTSETYRKIRNTLRFLIANTADFNPNTDAVAYENLRAVDKYMTVKFNQLVATIRKAYEAYDFMAIYKAVVNFITVDLSAFYLDFAKDVVYIEAADNLARRQMQTVFYDILVKITKLLTPILPHTAEEIWSYLEFEPEEFVQLSELPDAEVFAGQENILEEWDAFMTLRNQAQKALEEARNAKIIGKSLEAHLIIYASEEVKTLLTALDSDVAQLLIVSQLTVTDEPAPADAVTFDDVAFTVAHADGQVCDRCRRVAPTAKERSYGVTICDHCAEIVEANFPEAVVEGFEVKAK, encoded by the coding sequence ATGAAACTAAAAGATACGCTTAATCTTGGGAAAACTGCGTTCCCAATGCGTGCTGGACTTCCAAACAAAGAGCCAAATTGGCAAAAAGAATGGGAAGAAGCAGATATCTATGCTAAACGTCAACAATTAAATGAAGGCAAACCTTCTTTCAATCTCCACGATGGACCTCCGTACGCTAACGGAAATATTCACGTTGGTCACGCCATGAATAAAATTTCAAAAGACATTATTGTTCGTTCAAAATCAATGTCTGGTTTCCGTGCTCCTTACGTTCCAGGTTGGGATACACACGGACTTCCAATTGAACAAGTTTTGGCTAAACAAGGTGTCAAACGTAAAGAAATGGACTTGGTTAACTACCTTGAGATGTGTCGTGAATATGCACTTAGCCAAGTTGATAAACAACGTGAAGATTTCAAACGTCTTGGGGTATCTGCTGATTGGGAAAATCCATATATCACATTAAGTCCTGAATACGAAGCTGCTCAAATTCGTGTCTTTGGTGCAATGGCTGATAAAGGTTACATCTACCGTGGTGCAAAACCTGTTTACTGGTCATGGTCATCTGAATCAGCACTTGCTGAAGCTGAAATCGAATACCATGATATCGATTCAACATCACTTTACTATGCTAACAAAATTAAAGATGGTAAAGGTGTGCTTGATACTAATACTTATATCGTTGTTTGGACAACAACACCATTTACAGTAACAGCTTCACGTGGTTTGACTGTTGGTCCTGATATGGATTACGTTGTTGTGAAACCAGCTAATGATGACCGAAAATTCGTTGTTGCAGAAGGACTCTTGGATAGCTTAGCTGAAAAATTTGGTTGGGAATCATTTGAAGTTCTCGCTAAACATAAAGGTACTGAACTCGAATACATCGTTACAGAACACCCATGGGATACAGAAGTAGATGAACTTGTTATCTTGGGTGACCACGTTACACTTGATTCAGGTACAGGTATTGTCCATACTGCCCCTGGTTTTGGTGAAGATGACTACAACGTTGGTGTTAAATACGGATTGGAAGTTTTTGTTACTGTTGACGAACGTGGTATCATGATGGAAAATGCTGGTCCAGATTTCCAAGGTCAATTCTACGATAAAGTTGTTCCGACTGTTACTGAAAAACTTGGTGATCTTTTGCTTGCTAGCGAAGTCATCACTCACTCATACCCATTTGACTGGCGTACTAAGAAACCAATCATCTGGCGTGCTGTACCACAATGGTTTGCATCAGTTTCTAAATTCCGTCAAGACATTCTTGATGAAATTGACCGCACAACATTCTATCCAGAATGGGGTCGTACACGTCTTTACAACATGATTCGTGACCGTGGTGACTGGGTTATCTCACGTCAACGTGCATGGGGTGTGCCACTTCCAATTTTCTATGCTGAAGATGGTACAGCTATCATGACGAAAGAAGTGACTGACCACGTTGCTGATTTGTTTGCTGAACATGGTTCAATCGTTTGGTGGCAACGTGAAGCTAAAGACCTTCTTCCAGAAGGATTCACTCATCCAGGTTCACCAAATGGTGAATTCACTAAAGAAACTGATATCATGGACGTATGGTTTGACTCAGGTTCTTCATGGAATGGTGTTATGAATGCTCGCGAAGGTTTGGAATATCCAGCTGACCTTTATCTTGAAGGTTCTGACCAATACCGTGGTTGGTTCAACTCATCATTAATCACTTCAGTTGCCGTTAACGGACATGCTCCTTACAAAGCTGTGCTTTCTCAAGGTTTCGTCCTTGATGGTAAAGGTGAAAAAATGTCTAAATCACTCGGAAATACAATCCTTCCAAGTGATGTTGAAAAACAATTTGGTGCCGAGATTTTACGTCTTTGGGTAACTAGTGTTGATTCTAGCAACGATGTTCGTATCTCAATGGATATTTTGAAACAAACATCAGAAACTTACCGTAAAATCCGTAACACACTTCGTTTCTTGATTGCCAATACAGCAGATTTCAATCCAAATACAGATGCAGTTGCTTACGAAAACTTGCGTGCAGTTGATAAATACATGACTGTTAAATTCAACCAATTGGTAGCAACAATTCGCAAAGCTTACGAAGCCTATGACTTCATGGCGATTTACAAAGCTGTCGTGAACTTCATCACAGTTGATTTGTCAGCATTCTATCTTGATTTTGCTAAAGACGTTGTTTACATCGAAGCAGCAGATAACCTTGCTCGCCGTCAAATGCAAACAGTTTTCTACGATATTTTAGTTAAAATCACTAAATTGTTGACACCAATTCTTCCTCACACAGCTGAAGAAATCTGGTCATACCTCGAATTCGAACCAGAAGAATTTGTTCAATTGTCTGAATTACCAGATGCTGAAGTCTTTGCAGGGCAAGAAAATATTCTTGAAGAATGGGATGCCTTCATGACACTTCGTAACCAAGCTCAAAAAGCTTTGGAAGAAGCTCGTAATGCTAAAATCATTGGTAAATCATTGGAAGCTCATTTGATAATTTATGCTAGCGAAGAAGTGAAAACTCTTCTTACAGCACTTGATAGTGATGTTGCTCAATTGTTGATTGTATCTCAATTGACTGTTACTGATGAACCTGCGCCTGCTGACGCAGTAACCTTTGATGATGTTGCGTTCACAGTTGCTCATGCTGACGGACAAGTTTGTGACCGTTGCCGTCGTGTTGCCCCAACAGCTAAAGAACGTTCATACGGTGTTACTATTTGTGACCACTGTGCTGAAATCGTTGAAGCAAACTTCCCAGAAGCAGTAGTAGAAGGATTTGAAGTTAAAGCAAAATAA
- the divIVA gene encoding Cell division initiation protein DivIVA: MALTALDIKDKTFKLKFRGYDEEEVNEFLDIIVDNYEDLVRRNHEQENKIKDLEDKLAYFDKMKESLSQSVILAQETAEKVKTSANDEAANLVSKANYDAQHLIDEAKSKANQILRDATDAAKRVAVETEDLKRQTRVFHQRLVAAIEGQLGLTNSPEWTELLQPTAVYLQNSDAAFREVVEKVLEEKVPETDDELSMDATRQFTPEEMEELQRRVEAGNKHLEETQKIAIVDDNEADSEINLNETQTFKLNIEE; the protein is encoded by the coding sequence ATGGCACTTACAGCACTTGATATTAAAGATAAAACATTTAAATTAAAATTTCGTGGTTACGACGAAGAAGAAGTTAATGAATTTCTTGATATTATTGTAGATAATTATGAAGACTTGGTTCGTCGTAATCATGAACAAGAAAACAAAATCAAAGATTTAGAAGATAAATTAGCTTACTTCGATAAAATGAAAGAATCATTGAGTCAATCAGTTATCCTTGCACAAGAAACAGCTGAAAAAGTTAAAACATCTGCTAACGATGAAGCTGCTAACCTTGTTAGCAAAGCTAACTATGATGCACAACATCTTATTGATGAGGCTAAATCAAAAGCTAATCAAATTTTACGCGATGCAACTGATGCAGCCAAACGTGTTGCTGTGGAAACAGAAGATTTGAAACGTCAAACACGTGTATTTCACCAACGTTTGGTAGCAGCTATCGAAGGACAACTTGGTTTAACAAATTCACCAGAATGGACAGAATTGTTGCAACCAACAGCAGTTTATCTTCAAAACTCAGATGCTGCTTTCCGTGAAGTTGTTGAAAAAGTTTTGGAAGAAAAAGTTCCAGAAACAGATGACGAATTATCAATGGATGCAACACGTCAATTTACACCAGAAGAAATGGAAGAATTGCAACGTCGTGTTGAAGCAGGAAACAAACATCTTGAAGAAACACAAAAAATTGCTATTGTAGATGACAACGAAGCAGATTCTGAAATCAATCTTAACGAAACACAAACATTTAAATTAAATATCGAAGAATAA